TCGGCCATCTCTTCCAGGGCCGGTTCAAGGCCATTGTCGTCGACAAGACGAGCTATTTGCTGGAACTGTCGCGGTATATCCATCTGAACCCGGTCCGCATCAGACAGCCGCTGGCCCTCGCACGCTACCCCTGGAGCAGCTATTGGGCCTATATCGGGCGGCGGGCGGCGCCGGCCTGGCTCACGCGTGGGGCCGTGTTGGACGAAGTGGGCGGCAGGGGGCCCCAGGCGGAACAGCGGTATCAGGCGTTTGTCGAAGACGGCGCGAAAGCGGGTGTGGCCAGTCCCTGGGCGCGGGTGGTGGCGCAGGTCGCCCTGGGCGATGAGCGCTTTCTAGCCAGCCTGCGGCGGCGGGTGCCGACGGCGGCGCATCGCGAGCTGCCCAGTCGCCGGCAGCTGGCCAAGCGGCCGTCGTGGCGCGCGATCGAGCGGGCCGTGCAGGCGGCGGCCGCGACACTCACAGCCTTGGAGCCGGGGCGTCGCCGCGATCCGGTGCGCGCGGTGTTGGTGTATGTGGCGCGTGAGCGGGGTGGGCTGTCGCTGCGCGAGGTGGCGCGTACGATCGGGCGGGAGGAGGCAACAGTGAGCCGGCTGGCGGGGCGGGTAGCGGCGCGGCGACGGACGGATCGGCGCTGGGATCAGGCCATCGCGCGGATCGAAGAGGGGCTGGCCGAGCCCCAGCGCGGTCCGGGATGATCGGACACACAGCAAGATGCTAGACCTGACCCCATTTAAATGACCTTCTGCTCCCTCTGCTCCCTTCACAGCAAGATGCTAGACCTGACCCCATTCAGTGACCCCATTCAGCAAGATGTGACCCCATTCAGCAAGATGTGACCCCATTCAGCAAGATGCTAGACCTGACCCCATTCTGCTCCCATGTTTAAATGACCCTCTCCCATGTTTAAATGACCCTTCACAGCAAGATGCTAGACCTGACCCCATTTAAATACTGACCCCATTTAAATACGTGACCCCATTTAAATACGTGACCCCATTTAAATACGAGAGGTTGTGGGTGGAAAGCGGACAGCAGAATCGTGACGGTCCTCGGTCGACGTCACGGGGTCGCGTCGTGCGACTTGTGAACCAGCTAGTCGAAGATCTGGGCCAAGGGAATCTGGAGCTCCTGAAGCAGGGGGCTGGTGAGAACGTCGTTGGTTTCGCGGGACCATTCGTCGGCACGGTCATAGCCGTTGGGTCCGAGGCGATACACCTTGACCCGTTCGAGCTCTGGATCGACGATCCAGTACTCAATGACGCCGTAACGTTCGTACAATTTGCGTTTTGTTGTTTCGTCTGTCTTGCGCGTGGCGGCTGACAGTATTTCGATCATCAGTTCGGGGGCGCCTTGGATGGAGTTTTCGGTGATGATCGACTCTCGGTCCTTTGAGATGAAGAGCAGATCGGGCTGGACCACGTCGGTGGGCGACAAGACCACGTCGGTGGGAGCGTCGAATACTTGCCCAGCTTTGGTTCGGCGTAAGAAATCTTTCAACAGGTACAACAGGTTTCCCGAGATCTGTTGGTGGCGGGTGGAAGGCGCCGGGGTCATATAGTGCTCTCCGCTGATGATCTCGTGGCGTTTCCCGTCGGCAGGGAACAGCATGTAATCTTCGTAGGTTAACTTAAGATGTGCGGCGCGACCCGACATGACTTGTCTCGAACTTTTGGTTTCATCGTAAATCAGTGGACAACGAGGTGTCAAACCGCCCGTTCATCGAGCGACCCTTCAGTTCGCCTTTCGTCCACGTACCTATGCACAAGCTACACCCGACGGTGCGGGAAGACGGGCCCCTGTTCCAAGGACGCAGGACCGCATCGGTTTGGCCGAGTGACGGTTCGAGTAAGTATTAGAGTAACGAAGTCCGGCCCACGCAAGCTCAGGGTCAAGACCTGGCGGCGGGAACTAGCTCCGGTCAAGCTGCGCGTCAGCCGACGCGATTCAGGAGCCCAGTTGTGATGGCTCGCGCTTTGTCTGCTTCGCGCCGTTCTCCCGTCAGTCCACGTACGGCTCGAAGTTGCCCCAGCGGGCGATTTTCTTCTTGGTGCGGGCGTCGTAAATGTCGAACGCGATAAAGCCTTCTTGGCCGTCCAGGAAGTAGGTGTTCGCGTACTGCAGGAAGGTCTTCTTGGCCTTGGGATCCGCGTTGTCCCAGCCGGGACCAACGTAGAGAAACGGGACCTCGTTCTCGATTTTCCAGTTGTCCACCAGCCCCAGGACCTTGGCCTCGTCGAGCTTGACCCGAGCGTGCTCTTTTTGTTGCGCGGCCTGCTCCGGGGTGCGGTCGGATTTGACCAGCTTCTTCGCGGGCTCTTTGAGCGTTCGACGCGTGGCGCCGAACGCCGTTGACGCAGATGTTTCACCGGGGCCGTTCTGAAAAGCTGCGAACCATTCCCTGAGCCGCTTAAACACGCTGTTCCTCCTTCCGGCGCGCTCACGCCGTACGAATGATCTCCAGTCCGCCCATGTAGGGGCGGAGCGCTTTGGGGACCGACACGGTCCCGTCTGCCTCCTGATAGTTTTCCAAGATCGCGACCACGGTCCGGCCCACCGCCAGCCCCGAGCCGTTGATCGTGTGAATGAAGTCGGTTCTCTTGCCCCCGGCCGGGCGGTACCGAATCCCGATGCGGCGGGCCTGGAACGCTTCAAAATTGCTGCACGACGAGATTTCGCGATACGTCTGCTCGCTGGGCAGCCACACCTCCAGGTCGTAGGTCTTGGCGGCGGCGAATCCCAGATCGCCGCCGCAGAGCGCCACCACGCGATACGGCAACTCCAGTGCGGTCAGAATCGCCTCGGCGTGGTGGGTCAGACGCTCCAGCGCGTCATAAGATTGTTCGGGCGTGGTGAGCATCACCAGCTCGACCTTGTTGAACTGGTGTTGGCGGATCAGGCCGCGCACGTCTTTTCCGTACGACCCCGCCTCGCGGCGAAAGCAGGGCGTATACGCGGCGTAGGCCATCGGCAGCGCGGAGTCGGGAAGGATCTCATCGCGATGCAGATTCGTCACCGGAACCTCCCCGGTCGGAATCAGGAAGTAGTCCTCCGCGGCCAATCGAAAGAGGTCGTCTTCGAACTTGGGGAGCTGCCCGGTTCCGGTCATGCTGGCGCGGTTGACGAGCGCCGGGGGAAGCACCTCGATGTACCCGTGCTCCATGGTGTGTCGATCGAGCATCAAGTTGATCAGCGCGCGTTCGAGCCGAGCCCCGGCTCCGCGATACACGGTAAATCGCGATCCGGTGATCCGAGCCCCGCGTTCGAAGTCGAGGATACCGAGCCGTTCACCGAGGTCCCAGTGGGGGCGGGGGGTGAACGCGAACTGGCGCGGGTGGCCGACCCGGCGGAGCTCCACGTTGGCGGACGCGTCTGCGCCTTCGGGGACCGACTCGTGGGGAAGATTCGGTAACGCGAGCAGGCTGGCCTGTAGGTCGGCGTCGACCGCTTGCCAATCGGCTTCCAGCCGCTTGAGCGCGTCGCCCTCCTCCTGCACGCGGGCACGAAGCGCGTCGATCTCGCTTGCGGGTTTGCCCGCGCGTTTGAGTTGCGCGATCGAGTCCGAGGCCTCGTTGCGGCGTTGTTTCAGCGCGTCGATGTCGTGCTGCAGGCGCCGTCGCTCCTCGTCGCGTCGGCGCAGCGCGGCCAGATCGGCGCTAAAGCCGCGCTTGCGAAAGCCGGCTTCCACGCGCGAAACATCCTCACGGAGGATACGGAGATCCAGCACGGCGGGATGCTACCACGCCCTCTTCGGGGCAGTCAATTTAGCCCGGATTAGGCATGACGGTTCGTCGCGAACCCGCGCAGACGCGTGGGCTACGGCTTGTCCGCGACCGCGAGGAGCGCCTGGTTGGGCAGGGCGATGCCGTCGCCGTCGCGGAACCGCGCGATTTCCGCCAGCGCCCGCGCCTTGAACGCCACCTGCGCGTGGCAGGACATTTTCGCGAAAACGTCTTTCCATAACGGCGAGTCGGCGGAGAGGTCCCAGTAGTCGAGCGGGGTGGGGAACCGGTAGGTCACGGTGAACGGTTCGATGCGGGCGCCGGACCACCCGGCCGCGGTGAGGACGCGAGCCAGGGCTCCCGGTGCACCGAGCGACACCATTCTGGGCTCGGGCGGGAGGTCGGCGGGCGGGAGATAGTCCGCGAGGAGTCGCCAGACCGTGTGGACGGACGTGAGCTGAGGGAGCGGGCCCCACACCGCGATCGCCACCCGGCCGCCGGGCTTCAGCACCCGCCACATTTCACGCGCGCCCGAGACCGGGTCATCGAACAGCATGAGGCCGAACCGGCAGACCACGCGATCAACCGACGCGTCGGGCAGGTCGAGTCGCTCACCGGGCATCACGCGAAACGTGACGCCCGTGAGGGATTCGTCGGCAGCTTTGGTGCGCGAGCGCTCGACCATCGCCTCGGCCGAGTCCACGCCGGTGACCGTCACGCGCGGGCCGAACCGTCGCGCGATCGAGAGCGCAGGCTCGCCGGTGCCGCACGCCACGTCGAGCACGCGCTGGCCCGCGCGCGGATCGAGCAGCTCGATCAACCGGTCGGCAACCGGCTGGATGTACGGCACCCAGCGATCAAACGACGCGGCCATCGCGTTCCAGTCGATCGGGGGAGCTGCCGGCGCGATGGGGAGGGAAGGCTGATCCACGGCCGCATTGTAACGATCGTGGCGGTACACCGCAACCTGACCTTGACGCCGTTGACGGGCACCCGCTATTCTGCCCGACATGCGGTGGCCGTGGGGAGCGGTGCTGATCGTGGCGGTTGCCGCGGGATCGGCGGCAGGAGGGTGGCGCGTGGCAGGGGATCCGCACGGAGCGTTTCCCGACGCGCGGCCGCGAGGGGAGTGCCGGGCCTGCCACCTCCCCACCCACCCCGCCGACATCGCGTTGCTCGACCGGCAAACCTGCCTTGAATGCCACGTGGCGGCGCGGGCGAGCGAAGATACGCGGGTCTTGCCGCCGATCGACGATCGCACGCGAACGGCGCGATCCCCTGACAAACCGCTGGCAGTGAGCAGCGACATGGTTCAGATTCCCGCCGGACCGTTCCTGATGGGCTACGACAAGCGCCACCCGGACGAGGGTCCGATGCACACGCGGGTGATCGACCATCCGTATTGGATCGATAAACAAGAGGTTACCAACGCGGCGTATCACGCGTTCGTGACGGCCACCAAACGGCCGTCACCGGACCATTGGCGAAACGGCGCGTTCCCACCGGGAGACGACCGCATACCCGTGGTCTACGTCACCTGGTTCGACGCGCACGACTACTGCGCGTGGGCGGGCAAACGCTTGCCCACCGAGGCCGAGTGGGAAAAGGCCGCGCGCGGCACGGACGGCCGCCTGTTTCCCTACGGCGACACGTTCGACGCCAAGAAATCCAACTCCCCGCAAAGCGGCATCGGGCGCTTGATGCCGGTGGGCAGCTTTCCCCAGGGCAAGAGTCCCTACGGTCTGTTCGATGTCGCCGGCAACGTGTGGGAATGGACCGACACTTGGTATCAGCCCTACCCGGGCAACTCGCACCCCTCGCCCAATTACGGCGAGCAGTACAAGGTCGTACGAGGAGGATCCTACGTGGACTGTTCGTTTTATCGCTGCGGCCTCTCAGCACCCACCTTCAATCGCGGGTTTTTCAAGCGCGAAACCAAAAACAGCGGGTTCGGATTTCGGTGCGCGCGATGAGTGGTGAAAAGATCGCCCACTCGGTTTTGCTGTGCCTCGTCCTCACGGCCTGCACACCAACTCCATCCGACATGGTGCAGATTCCGTCTGGCTCGTTCATGATGGGCAGCGACAAGGAGGACACCGAGGGCAAGGGCGCGGAATTCGGGATGGCCAAGCCCCTGTATCTCGACGAGCATCCCCGGCACGAGGTCAAGCTGTCGACCTATTACATCGATCGATATGAGGTCACCAATGCGCAATACCAACGCTACGTGAGCGCGACCAAAGCGCGACCGCCCCGGAGTTGGCCCAACGGGCAATTGCCGCAGGGGCGCGAGCAGTATCCCGTAACGCACATCAATTGGTACGAGGCGCAGCAGTACTGCGCGTGGGCGGGCAAACGCCTGCCCACCGAAGCCGAGTGGGAAAAGGCCGCGCGCGGCACGGACGGCCGCGAGTACCCGTGGGGCAATGACTTCGACGAAAAGAAGGCCAACACCGGCGGTTCAGGTGTGAACGATCTCGCACCGGTCGGCAGCTTTCCGCAAGGCAACAGTCCCTACGGCGTCGCAGACATGGCGGGCAACGTGTGGGAGTGGACCGCGGACTGGTACGAACCCTATCCGGGCAGCACCTACGAGAGCAAGGACTTCGGCCAGAAGTTCAAAATCCTGCGCGGATCGAGCTGGGGCGGCACCGGCCACTACGCGCTCAATTACTTCTATCGCAGCGCGCACCGGTTCCGGATCGAGCCGGAGATGAGCTTTGCGGATGCAGGGGTCAGATGTGCGAAGTCCGGCTAGCGCACGGCCGCCGATAACGGGCCATCTGCGGCGTTGTCGCTGCGCGTCCGCTCCTCACGTACGACCCAGTACGCTGCGGTGCGGGCGCTCGTTCCGCCTTGCATCTGGCCCATTCTCGACGGCCGAAAGAAGACGGGCTAAGGGCGGCCAGCTTGACCCATGCGGATTAAACGTGATAGAAGGTCACGCTCTTCGCAACACCTCTTCTCAGACCACATCGGCGGCGTAGCTCAGAGGTAGAGCAGGTGAATCATAATCACTCGGCCGGGGGTTCGAATCCCTCCGCCGCCATTTACTTTACTGTGGGGTTAAGGTCAGCGCAGCGTAGGCGCCGGGAGCCGATGGATCGAAGAGGGTAGTTATGACCGAGAAATCAGTTCAGATATCCGATTCGCGGTGGGATGGCAGGGTCCCTTGGTCACTGCGTAATCCGATGATTCAGATCGAAGGAGATCATCGGCAGTTGTTCGACGGTCTCAGCGGACGTTTGAAACAGTTTGCACTCTACGGTGAAGGTGGGCCGAGCTTGGTGGGGGACTATTTCGGAGCCCAGGTGGACACGGCGTCGTTGCGCCTCTTCCGTCATCAAACGGGGACCCATCCGGCTGTGGAGTTGGAACAGTATTTTTCACCCGAGGGGATACATAGACTTCTGGCGTTGCCTGTCGTTCGCGTTACTGAAATTTTATCGAGTGGTCACAAGGTCGACCTGGCCAAACAGGAGCGGGAGCGGCTAAAAGCAGAGAACCGAAGGTTTCTTGAGACTCGCCTCTCTGTCCTCGAATCCATTTTGCATGTGATTCCCGCTGGGAATGCACGTTCGAATCTGATCGTGGACATGAGGAGGATTTTTGCCTACAGCGGAGTCTCACTTGATATTGAGGGAGATCCGCCGTCGATTATCCCACTCGAAACAGCCGTTGCTCCAGCATGGAGTCATAAACAACCTCCTCCCGCGTTTGGCGGCTAAGTATCCCGCACGAGCCCAGGAACTCATTGAAGCCTATCAACGGCTACTGAAAGGGGACAAACCCGATGAGATCTTCGCCGGAGCTTTTAAAACGCTGGAGGAACTCGCACGGTCAATGGCTGGCGACTCCAAATTCGAATTCAAGAAAACAGATCTGACCAAGTATTTTCCGCAGCTTCATCCAACGATCCACGAGCGGATCGCCAAGGTAGCAGCTCATCGTGGCGACAAGGCGTCGCATGGGCGGTCGGCACCATCACAGCACGAAATTCGATATCTGCTCTTCGAAATCTGCAACATTGCCCTTTTGCTGTTAGATCATCCCGCAATGCCGGGGACCGTGCTGAGCCGACCGGTTGACGGAGGAAATTAAGAGCTATCAAAATGACTTGCCAATGGCCTTCTATGGTAGGCGCTGTAAGTAATCTGACCCTGGCGAGTCTGGTTGCCCCTGGTCGTGGCGGCGCGGCCTAGGGGTAGGGGCGAACACAGTTGCAAAACTGTTCGCAGTTCGGCTATAAAAAAGTCCCAATGCTATCGCCATTGTCGCTTTCCGAGGACAAGATGAGCGATCTCCTTCCTGATGGGGTGGCTGACCTATCGGACCATCGACCCGCGAAACCCGGCGGAGAAGCTACTCGTCCGGTTTCCGCAACCACTAATCGAGCATTGGCAGAAATACGTTCCGGTTCAGTTTGCGAATTTGGGGATTGCCGTTCCGGAGGTGCTGGACCAGCCACGGAGAATTTTCCACGGGGTGCGTCGGTCTCATAACGAGGGCGGCTGGTGTTACATTGGTATCCCACAGCGTTGGACCGTTCGGGAGAATGTGACGGCACCATTTCCGCCCGGGAAGGTTTTCG
This region of Nitrospirota bacterium genomic DNA includes:
- a CDS encoding formylglycine-generating enzyme family protein; its protein translation is MSGEKIAHSVLLCLVLTACTPTPSDMVQIPSGSFMMGSDKEDTEGKGAEFGMAKPLYLDEHPRHEVKLSTYYIDRYEVTNAQYQRYVSATKARPPRSWPNGQLPQGREQYPVTHINWYEAQQYCAWAGKRLPTEAEWEKAARGTDGREYPWGNDFDEKKANTGGSGVNDLAPVGSFPQGNSPYGVADMAGNVWEWTADWYEPYPGSTYESKDFGQKFKILRGSSWGGTGHYALNYFYRSAHRFRIEPEMSFADAGVRCAKSG
- a CDS encoding SUMF1/EgtB/PvdO family nonheme iron enzyme codes for the protein MRWPWGAVLIVAVAAGSAAGGWRVAGDPHGAFPDARPRGECRACHLPTHPADIALLDRQTCLECHVAARASEDTRVLPPIDDRTRTARSPDKPLAVSSDMVQIPAGPFLMGYDKRHPDEGPMHTRVIDHPYWIDKQEVTNAAYHAFVTATKRPSPDHWRNGAFPPGDDRIPVVYVTWFDAHDYCAWAGKRLPTEAEWEKAARGTDGRLFPYGDTFDAKKSNSPQSGIGRLMPVGSFPQGKSPYGLFDVAGNVWEWTDTWYQPYPGNSHPSPNYGEQYKVVRGGSYVDCSFYRCGLSAPTFNRGFFKRETKNSGFGFRCAR
- a CDS encoding Uma2 family endonuclease → MLFPADGKRHEIISGEHYMTPAPSTRHQQISGNLLYLLKDFLRRTKAGQVFDAPTDVVLSPTDVVQPDLLFISKDRESIITENSIQGAPELMIEILSAATRKTDETTKRKLYERYGVIEYWIVDPELERVKVYRLGPNGYDRADEWSRETNDVLTSPLLQELQIPLAQIFD
- a CDS encoding methyltransferase domain-containing protein → MYRHDRYNAAVDQPSLPIAPAAPPIDWNAMAASFDRWVPYIQPVADRLIELLDPRAGQRVLDVACGTGEPALSIARRFGPRVTVTGVDSAEAMVERSRTKAADESLTGVTFRVMPGERLDLPDASVDRVVCRFGLMLFDDPVSGAREMWRVLKPGGRVAIAVWGPLPQLTSVHTVWRLLADYLPPADLPPEPRMVSLGAPGALARVLTAAGWSGARIEPFTVTYRFPTPLDYWDLSADSPLWKDVFAKMSCHAQVAFKARALAEIARFRDGDGIALPNQALLAVADKP
- the serS gene encoding serine--tRNA ligase, translating into MLDLRILREDVSRVEAGFRKRGFSADLAALRRRDEERRRLQHDIDALKQRRNEASDSIAQLKRAGKPASEIDALRARVQEEGDALKRLEADWQAVDADLQASLLALPNLPHESVPEGADASANVELRRVGHPRQFAFTPRPHWDLGERLGILDFERGARITGSRFTVYRGAGARLERALINLMLDRHTMEHGYIEVLPPALVNRASMTGTGQLPKFEDDLFRLAAEDYFLIPTGEVPVTNLHRDEILPDSALPMAYAAYTPCFRREAGSYGKDVRGLIRQHQFNKVELVMLTTPEQSYDALERLTHHAEAILTALELPYRVVALCGGDLGFAAAKTYDLEVWLPSEQTYREISSCSNFEAFQARRIGIRYRPAGGKRTDFIHTINGSGLAVGRTVVAILENYQEADGTVSVPKALRPYMGGLEIIRTA